A stretch of Fusarium poae strain DAOMC 252244 chromosome 2, whole genome shotgun sequence DNA encodes these proteins:
- a CDS encoding hypothetical protein (SECRETED:SignalP(1-20)~CAZy:PL9_3~CAZy:PL9~CAZy:PL9_1), with translation MVLIKLTPAILLALLAGADAKDIFVSPTGTGSGTLASPYGSIQSAIDAAKAGDIIYLRQGTYAPSKNIQVKTSSAKGSPVVVKPYQNEKVIVNLFTPKALDESLPNAERGVFHIQNAEWWSFYNLEIINGPYGIYARDASNNYYEGLSTHDNYETGFQLEGASSNNIVVNLDSYRNRDPRKNGESADGFACKEGKGEGNVLRNARLWDNVDDGLDLYMFGSPVTLDEVYAWGNGFNRWDFSSFEGDGNGFKLGITNNPPANHIVKNCIAFQNAQKGFIDNGNPGSLTFERNTAWKNGNLGFHLRSSSSKVIKNIAVNNTGKQVDLNSKVSASGNSWDSSDTWNDAAFKSTDTSTLKGARGSDGRVKPSDFLVPASGAAIGATTKAKVQKVRRFAY, from the exons ATGGTGTTAATTAAGCTCACTCCGGCTATCCTTCTGGCCTTATTGGCAGGTGCCGATGCCAAAGACATCTTTGTGTCCCCAACAGGAACCGGCTCTGGCACTCTTGCGTCGCCATACGGATCTATCCAGTCTGCCATTGATGCTGCCAAAGCTGGTGACATTATTTACCTCCGTCAAGGTACCTACGCACCCTCGAAGAACATCCAGGTAAAGACGAGTAGTGCCAAGGGTAGCCCCGTCGTCGTGAAGCCTTACCAGAATGAAAAGGTTATTGTTAATCTATT CACACCAAAGGCCCTGGACGAGTCGCTCCCCAATGCTGAGCGAGGCGTATTTCACATCCAGAACGCCGAATGGTGGTCTTTCTATAACTTAGA AATTATCAACGGCCCCTATGGCATATATGCTCGCGATGCTTCAAACAACTACTACGAAGGCCTCTCTACTCATGACAACTATGAGACTGGCTTTCAGCTAGAAGGTGCATCGTCCAACAACATAGTTGTTAACCTGGACTCTTACCGTAACCGTGATCCACGAAAGAACGGCGAGAGCGCAGATGGCTTCGCCTGTAAGGAGGGCAAAGGCGAGGGCAATGTTCTCCGAAATGCCCGCCTATGGGACAACGTAGACGACGGCCTGGATCTGTACATGTTTGGCTCTCCTGTCACTCTGGACGAGGTGTACGCTTGGGGGAACGGCTTCAATCGCTGGGACTTTAGCAGCTTTGAAGGCGATGGAAATGGCTTCAAGCTGGGCATCACAAACAACCCTCCTGCCAACCACATCGTCAAGAACTGCATTGCCTTCCAGAATGCCCAGAAGGGATTCATCGACAATGGCAATCCAGGCTCTTTAACGTTTGAGCGCAACACTGCATGGAAGAACGGAAATCTCGGTTTCCATCTCCGCAGCTCTTCGTCCAAGGTGATCAAGAATATCGCCGTCAACAACACGGGCAAACAGGTTGATCTCAACAGCAAGGTCTCTGCATCTGGAAACTCGTGGGACTCGAGTGACACCTGGAACGACGCTGCTTTTAAGAGCACCGATACGTCTACGCTGAAGGGGGCTCGTGGGTCTGATGGACGAGTGAAGCCTAGTGATTTCTTGGTTCCTGCTTCTGGTGCTGCTATTGGCGCTACCACCAAGGCAAAGGTTCAGAAGGTTCGAAGATTTGCATACTGA
- a CDS encoding hypothetical protein (TransMembrane:12 (o6-26i342-365o371-392i404-424o484-506i518-536o542-563i575-598o618-636i648-667o679-699i827-844o)), which translates to MPSGVALNRVLALGLTLVVILGITINQLQLSDDPYRCKALLNDGNWLDTPAENGSRAPFNNWQPSGCMIHKYKKEEIEQCMEGRHMLFVGDSTTRQVFYGMARLLDAEKADAVRAKSKKHESHDEEFAGIRLKNIWDPFGNESDIVRDELSLFHQEKLDRVPVEEQKGPAVAFVGMGVWFAARFEKEESLSKFQTAFANISELVSHKDFAPFGNRPIDPRDGLGNEMFLAPVAPPFYDELPEYRKTGVASQPGEIEAIDEFLQSQEQESGIPMLWSYPALSYEQKDAIGDHENGFHVTDKVAEMKAQILLNLRCNAKLDMQNSYPYDRTCCTNYGQKSFVQIILVTLGMLYVGGAAITEIIALRSSEAPKWAFFNLDVATFITGLLACYWADRTQSFAKGSKEYSMFDFNLMSALCFIVGFAFMTKSKPPPPRPGAQAAAAATAPATLDDAKPLSRDQTDEWKGWMQALILVYHWTGASRDLNIYVGIRLLVAAYLFQTGFGHGVFFSSKKDFSFKRVVAVLLRLNLLSCALPFFMNTDYMFYYFAPLVSFWFLIIYALFAICPKYNDNTWALMGKIAISAAICPGAMLWTPVLQWVFDALNIVFRIEWDLHEWQFRLGLDGLIVYVGIIMGVASVRTKLYNKILTQSYGLAGIAGILSIPLYWWVAVSKAEKKQDYTALHPIFSFIPIMGFIAARNMFPAARTWYSRSFAWIGRCSLETFTLQFHILLAADTKGLLLLDIFKGDGSLLCDRWRSLIIIVPVFLWISSRVADATGGMVKLLTIDWASEEQDEYDVEAKGDAEPLMGGNILSPFTRHMPSKSSWANNLKLRMLGLLVLLWALNLFY; encoded by the exons ATGCCATCAGGTGTTGCGCTTAACCGGGTGCTGGCCCTCGGTTTGACGCTGGTCGTCATCTTGGGTATCACCATCAACCAGCTACAGCTCAGCGACGATCCCTACCGTTGCAAGGCATTGCTCAACGACGGCAACTGGCTTGATACACCTGCAGAGAATGGAAGCAGGGCGCCTTTCAACAACTGGCAGCCATCGGGATGCATGATTCACAAGtacaagaaggaggagattgAACAATGTATGGAGGGGCGACACATGCTGTTTGTCGGTGACTCTACAACTCGACAGGTCTTTTACGGCATGGCTCGTCTG CTCGACGCAGAAAAGGCCGATGCAGTCCGAgccaagagcaagaagcACGAGAGTCACGACGAAGAATTCGCAGGTATCCGACTCAAGAATATCTGGGATCCCTTTGGCAACGAGAGCGACATTGTCCGAGACGAACTTTCCCTCTTCCACCAAGAGAAGCTTGACCGTGTCCCCGTCGAAGAGCAAAAGGGACCTGCTGTCGCCTTTGTTGGTATGGGAGTATGGTTCGCCGCCCGCTTCGAGAAGGAAGAGTCTCTTTCCAAGTTCCAGACTGCCTTTGCCAACATCTCCGAGCTCGTCTCCCACAAGGACTTTGCACCTTTCGGCAACCGACCCATTGATCCCCGCGATGGACTTGGCAACGAGATGTTCCTCGCTCCCGTTGCCCCGCCCTTCTACGACGAGCTCCCCGAATACCGCAAGACTGGTGTCGCTTCGCAGCCTGGTGAGATTGAAGCCATTGATGAGTTCCTCCAGAGTCAGGAGCAGGAGTCTGGTATCCCCATGCTGTGGTCCTACCCTGCTCTTTCCTATGAACAGAAGGATGCCATCGGCGACCACGAGAATGGCTTCCATGTCACCGACAAGGTTGCTGAGATGAAGGCCCAGATCCTACTCAACCTTCGATGCAACGCCAAGCTCGACATGCAGAACTCTTACCCTTACGACCGCACTTGCTGCACTAACTACGGCCAGAAGTCATTTGTTCAGatcatcctcgtcacccTGGGTATGCTGTATGTTGGTGGTGCCGCCATCACCGAGATCATCGCCCTCCGATCTAGCGAGGCTCCCAAGTGGGCTTTCTTCAACCTCGACGTCGCTACCTTTATCACTGGTCTTCTCGCCTGCTACTGGGCAGACCGAACCCAGTCATTCGCCAAGGGCTCCAAGGAGTACAGCATGTTCGACTTCAACCTCATGTCTGCTCTTTGCTTCATTGTCGGCTTTGCTTTCATGACCAAGTCCAAGCCTCCACCTCCACGACCTGGTGCccaggctgctgctgccgctaCCGCACCCGCCACCCTTGACGATGCGAAGCCTTTGTCGCGTGACCAGACTGATGAGTGGAAGGGCTGGATGCAGgccctcatcctcgtctATCACTGGACTGGTGCCTCTAGAGACCTGAACATCTACGTCGGTATCCGTCTCTTGGTCGCTGCTTATCTCTTCCAAACTGGTTTTGGCCATGGTGTTTTCTTCAGCTCCAAGAAGGACTTCTCCTTTAAGCGTGTCGTCGCTGTACTTCTGCGTCTTAACCTGCTTAGCTGCGCCTTGCCTTTCTTCATGAACACCGACTACATGTTCTACTACTTCGCCCCTCTCGTCAGCTTCTGGTTCCTCATCATCTACGCCCTCTTCGCCATTTGCCCCAAGTACAACGATAACACCTGGGCTCTCATGGGTAAGATCGCCATCTCAGCTGCTATCTGCCCTGGTGCTATGCTGTGGACGCCTGTTCTCCAATGGGTTTTTGACGCTTTGAACATCGTCTTCCGAATTGAATGGGATCTCCACGAGTGGCAGTTccgtcttggccttgatggTCTCATCGTATATGTTGGTATCATCATGGGTGTCGCTTCGGTTCGAACCAAGCTCTACAACAAGATCCTTACCCAGTCCTACGGCTTGGCTGGTATCGCTGGTATCCTATCCATCCCTCTGTACTGGTGGGTCGCCGTCAGcaaggccgagaagaagcaagACTACACTGCTCTTCACCCCATCTTCTCCTTCATTCCCATCATGGGCTTCATCGCTGCCCGTAACATGTTCCCCGCGGCTCGCACCTGGTATTCTCGATCATTCGCCTGGATCGGTCGCTGCTCTCTGGAGACCTTCACCCTCCAATTCCACATCCTTCTCGCCGCCGACACCAAGGGtcttctgcttctcgacaTCTTCAAGGGTGACGGTAGCCTCCTCTGCGACCGCTGGAGGTCTCTGATCATCATCGTCCCCGTCTTCTTGTGGATTAGCTCCCGTGTCGCGGATGCCACTGGTGGCATGGTTAAGCTGTTGACTATCGACTGGGCTTCTGAGGAGCAAGATGAGTACGACGTCGAGGCCAAGGGTGATGCTGAGCCTTTAATGGGCGGTAACATCCTTTCGCCCTTCACGCGCCACATGCCTTCCAAGTCATCGTGGGCCAACAATCTCAAGCTCCGCATGCTTGGtcttcttgtcctcctcTGGGCATTGAACTTG TTCTACTAG
- the CDC2_2 gene encoding Cell division control protein 2, giving the protein MDNYQRIEKVGEGTYGVVYKARDLGHSGRIVALKKIRLETEDEGVPSTAIREISVLRELNHANVVSLLNIVHADGHKLYLVMEFLDLDLKKYMDSLPVTDGGRGKPLPTGTATTVRNLGMSDKVVEKFMLDLCQGIKYCHSRRILHRDLKPQNLLIDKDGNLKLADFGLARAFGVPLRSYTHEVVTLWYRAPEVLLGGRQYSTGVDMWSVGTIFAEMCSRKPLFPGDSEIDEIFKIFRTLGTPDEDAWPGVTAYPDFKPSFPKWQRDFSTPLCPNLNEQGLELLDYLLICDPVTRISAKAALNHPYFDEILGRSQEE; this is encoded by the exons ATGGATAATTATCAGAGAATAGAAAAAGTCGGAGAGG GTACTTATGGTGTGGTCTACAAAGCCCGTGACTTGGGCCACAGCGGTCGCATCGTCGCCCTCAAAAAGATTCGCCTAGAGACCGAAGACGAGGGTGTCCCTAGCACCGCCATCCGCGAGATCTCCGTCTTGAGGGAGCTTAACCACGCAAATGTTGTCAGTCTTCTTAATATCGTTCACGCAGACGGACACAAGCTTTATCTCGTCATGGAGTTTCTCGACCTGGATCTCAAAAAGTACATGGATTCCCTGCCAGTCACCGACGGAGGTCGCGGGAAGCCCCTGCCCACTGGAACCGCCACTACTGTCCGCAACCTGGGAATGAGCGACAAGGTTGTCGAAAAGTTCATGCTTGATCTGTGCCAGGGCATCAAGTATTGCCACTCGCGTCGGATATTGCATCGCGACTTGAAGCCCCAGAACTTGCTTATTGACAAGGACGGAAACCTCAAGTTGGCTGATTTTGGTCTGGCCAGAGCTTTTGGTGTTCCCTTGAGAAGTTATACTCACGAGGTTGTCACTCTGTGGTACCGAGCTCCCGAGGTTTTGCTAGGTGGGCGACAGTATTCCACTGGTGTCGATATGTGGTCTGTCGGTACCATTTTCGCTGAGATGTGTTCCCGAAAACCTTTGTTCCCTGGCGATTCTGAGATTGACGAGATTTTCAAGATCTTCCG AACCCTTGGAACACCCGACGAAGACGCATGGCCCGGCGTCACTGCCTATCCCGACTTCAAACCCTCTTTCCCCAAGTGGCAGCGCGACTTTTCCACTCCTCTGTGCCCCAACTTGAACGAGCAAGGTCTGGAACTGCTCGACTACTTGCTCATCTGCGACCCCGTTACTCGCATTTCAGCCAAAGCAGCCCTGAATCACCCTTACTTTGACGAGATCCT TGGACGCAGTCAAGAAGAATAA